The following coding sequences are from one Vibrio syngnathi window:
- a CDS encoding flagellin — protein sequence MAVNVNTNVSAMTAQRYLNSANSAQQTSMERLSSGSKINSAKDDAAGLQISNRLNVQSRGLDVAVRNANDGISIAQTAEGAMNETSNILQRMRDLSLQSTNGSNTKSDRVAIQEEVTALNDELNRIAETTSFGGNKLLNGTHGTKSFQIGADNGEAVMLQLKDMRSDNDQMGGNSYQFTEAKGKDWGVTAGANDLTMSLKDSFGDQREINISAKAGDDIEELATYINGQQDLVKASIDEEGKLQIFAGNNKVDGEIAFSGALSDELGMTAGAKPEDPKTLEAKQVTVDTIDVTSVGGAQESVAVIDAALKYVDSHRSELGAFQNRFDHAINNLDNINENVNASKSRIKDTDFAKETTNMTKSQILSQASSSILAQAKQAPNSALSLLG from the coding sequence ATGGCAGTGAATGTAAATACCAACGTTTCAGCAATGACAGCACAACGTTACCTAAACAGTGCAAACAGCGCTCAACAAACATCAATGGAACGCCTATCTTCAGGCTCTAAAATCAACAGTGCAAAAGATGACGCTGCTGGTCTACAAATCTCGAACCGTTTGAATGTTCAGAGTCGCGGTCTTGATGTTGCTGTACGTAACGCGAACGATGGTATCTCTATCGCTCAAACGGCAGAAGGTGCGATGAATGAAACATCAAACATTCTACAACGTATGCGTGACTTGTCTCTGCAATCAACAAACGGTTCAAATACCAAATCTGATCGTGTAGCAATTCAAGAAGAAGTAACGGCGCTTAACGATGAACTAAATCGTATCGCTGAAACTACATCTTTTGGTGGTAACAAGCTGCTTAACGGTACTCACGGTACTAAATCATTCCAAATTGGTGCGGATAATGGTGAGGCAGTAATGCTTCAGCTGAAAGACATGCGTTCTGATAACGACCAAATGGGCGGCAACAGCTACCAATTTACAGAAGCTAAAGGTAAAGATTGGGGTGTAACAGCTGGTGCTAATGACTTAACCATGTCATTAAAAGATAGCTTCGGTGACCAACGAGAAATCAACATCTCTGCTAAAGCAGGCGATGATATTGAAGAGCTAGCGACTTACATTAACGGTCAACAAGACCTTGTGAAAGCGTCAATTGATGAAGAAGGTAAACTGCAAATCTTCGCTGGTAACAATAAAGTTGATGGGGAAATTGCATTTTCTGGTGCTTTATCAGATGAACTAGGCATGACAGCAGGTGCTAAACCTGAAGACCCAAAAACGCTAGAGGCTAAGCAAGTTACGGTTGATACTATCGACGTAACCTCTGTTGGTGGTGCTCAAGAATCTGTAGCTGTTATCGATGCGGCACTTAAATATGTAGATAGCCACCGTTCTGAGCTTGGTGCTTTCCAAAACCGTTTCGACCACGCAATTAACAACTTAGATAACATCAACGAAAACGTTAATGCATCTAAGAGCCGTATCAAAGATACCGATTTCGCGAAAGAAACGACTAATATGACTAAGTCTCAGATTCTTTCACAGGCTTCAAGTTCAATTCTTGCGCAAGCGAAGCAAGCTCCAAACTCAGCACTTAGCCTACTAGGTTAA
- a CDS encoding BRCT domain-containing protein has translation MTEFKFNNNQLSTIRDLEVDVDLNTLEVAISNGSIDKLSEDELLGLLKVANALYRSGFPAIEDALYDAFREAFAQNNPNHPYITSVESEVMNLGKTVTLPQKMLSTDKAYSKEEIKKWLDRIVKAAVEIGLDTKAIEIRVTPKLDGYAAFDDGEKLYTRGDGVKGQDVSRAFERGLKVAKNGDRGLGAGEIVIDKAYFEEKLSQYFENSRNIQAAIIAEKNVDERVLEAIKDGACVFYPFSLIDDWIGSHEDLIVDFEKTIDKIWNVVGYDVDGVILEATDPLIKEHMGATRKFHRWQIAFKINDESEEVEVISVTPQTSRTGRVTPVAELVPTRISGATISRVTVHHYNMVKTNGVGPGAILQIVRSGLVIPKIEKVIKPAPPQIPESCPSCQSHLLWESDHLVCPNKSDCPAQTENTLVHFFKTLGNNDGFGPKNIEKLVNLGVNHIHKIYDLKPHHFAMYGFGDKTSKNLSDQLQASKDIEIEDWRFLSAFGVSRLGGGNCEKLLQHYSLLELLDATAESIAKLDGFATVSAEAIVEGLANIKEEFLKVYGLGFNLSITTKHSEQEGSSSPIAGKIIVFTGTMLQGKRGDMEKHAKSLGAKVGKSVTSKTTYLVAGEKVGETKINGARDKGVEVISEQEYLDLIS, from the coding sequence ATGACAGAATTTAAGTTTAACAATAATCAACTCTCCACAATTCGAGATCTGGAAGTAGATGTTGATTTAAATACGTTAGAAGTTGCAATTAGCAATGGAAGTATTGATAAGCTGAGTGAAGATGAACTTCTAGGTTTACTGAAGGTTGCGAATGCTTTGTATCGTTCAGGTTTTCCTGCAATTGAAGATGCTCTTTACGACGCCTTTAGAGAGGCATTTGCTCAAAATAATCCAAATCATCCATATATTACTTCTGTAGAGTCCGAGGTAATGAACCTTGGTAAAACAGTGACTTTACCGCAGAAGATGTTGTCTACAGATAAGGCATATTCAAAAGAAGAAATTAAGAAATGGTTAGATAGAATCGTCAAAGCTGCTGTAGAGATAGGCCTTGATACTAAAGCTATAGAAATTAGAGTGACTCCAAAACTTGACGGTTATGCTGCTTTTGATGACGGAGAAAAGCTTTACACACGTGGTGACGGCGTAAAAGGTCAGGACGTATCGAGAGCTTTTGAACGCGGCCTAAAAGTGGCTAAAAATGGAGATAGAGGCTTAGGCGCTGGTGAGATCGTTATCGACAAAGCTTATTTTGAAGAAAAGTTAAGTCAATATTTTGAAAATTCACGAAACATACAAGCGGCTATAATTGCAGAAAAAAACGTTGATGAAAGAGTTCTAGAGGCAATTAAGGACGGCGCCTGCGTATTTTACCCATTTAGCCTAATTGATGACTGGATTGGCAGTCATGAGGACTTGATCGTTGATTTTGAAAAGACCATTGATAAGATCTGGAATGTGGTCGGTTATGATGTCGATGGCGTTATTTTGGAAGCTACTGATCCCCTTATAAAGGAACACATGGGGGCAACGAGAAAGTTTCATCGGTGGCAAATAGCCTTCAAAATTAACGATGAATCAGAAGAAGTAGAAGTTATTAGTGTTACACCTCAAACATCCAGAACAGGTCGAGTTACTCCTGTAGCTGAGTTAGTTCCGACTCGAATTAGTGGTGCGACTATTAGTAGGGTAACGGTTCACCATTACAACATGGTTAAAACCAATGGCGTAGGCCCAGGCGCAATACTTCAAATTGTTAGAAGCGGCTTGGTGATCCCGAAAATAGAAAAAGTGATAAAACCAGCACCGCCTCAAATACCAGAGTCATGCCCTAGCTGTCAGTCTCATCTTCTTTGGGAATCCGATCACTTGGTATGTCCAAATAAAAGTGACTGTCCTGCACAAACAGAAAATACGTTGGTGCATTTTTTCAAAACCTTGGGCAATAATGACGGATTTGGCCCTAAAAACATCGAGAAACTAGTCAATCTCGGAGTTAATCATATTCATAAAATATATGACTTGAAACCGCATCATTTTGCAATGTATGGGTTTGGTGATAAGACATCTAAAAACCTATCTGATCAACTACAGGCAAGTAAAGATATTGAAATTGAAGACTGGCGTTTTCTTTCAGCATTTGGAGTAAGTCGTTTGGGGGGAGGCAATTGCGAGAAGCTTCTTCAACATTACTCATTGCTAGAGTTGCTTGACGCTACCGCAGAAAGCATTGCTAAGTTAGATGGGTTTGCGACAGTTAGCGCAGAAGCGATTGTTGAAGGTTTAGCTAACATTAAAGAAGAGTTTCTAAAAGTTTATGGTCTTGGGTTTAACTTAAGTATTACGACTAAGCATTCAGAACAAGAGGGTTCATCTTCACCAATAGCAGGGAAGATTATTGTTTTTACTGGCACAATGCTACAAGGGAAGCGCGGTGACATGGAAAAACATGCTAAATCACTAGGGGCGAAAGTTGGCAAATCAGTTACAAGTAAAACAACTTATCTAGTCGCTGGGGAAAAAGTCGGTGAAACGAAGATAAATGGCGCTAGAGATAAAGGTGTCGAGGTTATTTCGGAACAAGAATATCTTGATTTGATAAGTTAA
- the ptsI gene encoding phosphoenolpyruvate-protein phosphotransferase PtsI yields MISGILASPGIAFGKALLLQEDEIVLNTQSISDDQVEAEVQRFFDARNKSSQQLEVVKQKALETFGEEKEAIFEGHIMLLEDEELEEEILALIKKDKMHADNAIYTVIEEQAVALESLDDEYLKERATDIRDIGTRFVKNALGINIVSLADINEEVILVAYDLTPSETAQINLDYVLGFACDIGGRTSHTSIMARSLELPAIVGTNDITKQVKNGDMLVLDAMNNKIIINPSDAELAEAKKIKSDFEAEAAELAKLKDLPAITLDNHQVEVCGNIGTVKDCDGILRNGGEGVGLYRTEFLFMDRTALPTEEEQYVAYKEVAEAMHGESVIIRTMDIGGDKDLPYMDLPQEMNPFLGWRAVRISLDRREILRDQLRGILRASAHGKLRIMFPMIISVEEIRELKKAIEEYKVELRAEGLAFDEEIEIGVMVETPAAAAIAHHLAKEVSFFSIGTNDLTQYTLAVDRGNEMISHLYNPLSPAVLLVIKQVIDASHKEGKWTGMCGELAGDERATLLLLGMGLDEFSMSGISIPKVKKVIRNSNFAEVKAMADEALSLPTAAEIEACVEKFIAEKTQ; encoded by the coding sequence ATGATTTCAGGCATCCTAGCATCTCCTGGTATTGCTTTCGGTAAAGCACTACTACTTCAAGAAGATGAAATTGTCCTAAACACTCAATCTATCTCAGACGATCAAGTTGAAGCAGAAGTTCAGCGTTTTTTTGACGCTCGTAACAAATCTTCTCAACAACTTGAAGTTGTAAAGCAAAAAGCACTTGAAACTTTTGGCGAAGAAAAAGAAGCAATCTTTGAAGGCCACATCATGCTGCTTGAAGATGAAGAGCTAGAAGAAGAGATTTTAGCACTCATCAAGAAAGACAAAATGCACGCAGACAACGCGATCTACACAGTGATCGAAGAGCAAGCTGTTGCACTTGAGTCACTTGATGATGAGTACCTAAAAGAACGTGCGACTGATATCCGTGATATCGGTACTCGCTTCGTTAAAAACGCACTAGGCATCAACATTGTATCTCTAGCAGATATCAATGAAGAAGTTATCCTAGTTGCTTACGATTTAACGCCATCTGAAACGGCACAAATCAACCTAGACTACGTTCTTGGTTTTGCTTGTGACATCGGCGGTCGTACATCTCATACTTCAATCATGGCACGTTCACTTGAGCTTCCAGCTATCGTTGGTACTAACGATATCACTAAGCAAGTTAAGAACGGCGACATGCTTGTGCTAGACGCGATGAACAACAAGATCATCATCAACCCTTCTGACGCTGAATTAGCAGAAGCTAAGAAAATCAAATCTGATTTCGAAGCAGAAGCGGCTGAACTAGCAAAACTTAAAGACCTACCAGCTATCACACTTGATAACCATCAAGTAGAAGTTTGCGGCAACATCGGTACAGTTAAAGACTGTGACGGTATCCTGCGTAACGGCGGTGAAGGCGTTGGTCTGTACCGTACTGAATTCCTATTCATGGACCGTACTGCACTTCCTACTGAAGAAGAGCAATACGTTGCTTACAAAGAAGTAGCCGAAGCAATGCACGGTGAGTCAGTGATTATCCGTACAATGGATATCGGTGGCGATAAAGATCTTCCATACATGGACCTTCCACAAGAGATGAACCCGTTCCTAGGCTGGCGTGCAGTACGTATCAGCTTGGATCGTCGTGAAATCCTACGTGACCAACTACGCGGCATTCTTCGTGCATCTGCACACGGTAAGCTACGTATCATGTTCCCAATGATCATTTCTGTTGAAGAGATCCGTGAACTGAAAAAAGCAATCGAAGAGTACAAAGTTGAACTTCGCGCTGAAGGCCTAGCTTTCGATGAAGAAATCGAAATCGGCGTAATGGTTGAGACTCCAGCAGCTGCTGCAATCGCACACCACCTAGCGAAAGAAGTATCTTTCTTCTCTATCGGTACTAACGACCTAACGCAATATACTCTTGCGGTAGACCGTGGTAACGAAATGATTTCTCACCTATACAACCCACTATCTCCAGCGGTTCTTCTTGTTATCAAGCAAGTAATCGATGCTTCTCACAAAGAAGGTAAATGGACAGGTATGTGTGGCGAACTAGCAGGTGATGAGCGTGCAACTCTACTTCTTCTTGGTATGGGTCTAGATGAGTTCTCTATGAGCGGTATCTCTATCCCTAAAGTTAAGAAAGTAATCCGTAACTCTAACTTCGCTGAAGTTAAAGCTATGGCTGACGAAGCACTATCTCTACCTACAGCTGCAGAAATTGAAGCTTGTGTAGAAAAGTTCATCGCTGAGAAAACTCAGTAA
- a CDS encoding flagellin, protein MAITVNTNVSALVAQRNISNANNMLNQSLERLASGSRINSAKDDAAGLQISNRLETQMSGIDVAVRNANDGISIMQTAEGAMNETTNIMQRMRDLSLQATNGSNSQSERAAIQEEVTALNDELNRIAETTSFGGKKLLNGSFGSSSFQIGGSSGEAVQVGLKNMRTDDINMGGFSYVANGMANDTWEVKSNQADMTMAFTDRFGQPQEITINAKTGDDIEELATYINGQTDLVSASVNDEGQLQIYMSGEDTAGTISFSGSLASELSMSAGYYESVDDINVTDVGGAQRAVSILDTAMKYVDSHRSELGAMQNRFDHAINNLENVHENLGASNSRIKDTDYAKETTQMLKQQILQQVSTTILAQAKQAPNLALTLLG, encoded by the coding sequence ATGGCTATAACAGTTAATACGAATGTCTCGGCGTTAGTGGCTCAGAGGAATATCTCTAATGCTAATAACATGCTGAACCAATCTTTGGAGCGCTTAGCTTCAGGGAGTCGTATTAATAGTGCTAAAGATGACGCGGCTGGTTTACAAATTTCGAATCGATTAGAAACTCAGATGAGTGGTATTGATGTTGCCGTTCGAAATGCTAACGACGGTATTTCCATTATGCAGACTGCAGAAGGGGCGATGAACGAAACCACCAATATCATGCAACGTATGCGAGATCTGTCACTGCAAGCGACTAATGGTTCGAATAGCCAATCGGAAAGGGCAGCTATTCAAGAAGAAGTCACCGCCTTAAATGATGAGTTGAATCGAATTGCTGAAACGACTTCGTTTGGCGGTAAAAAACTCCTTAACGGTAGTTTTGGTAGTTCGTCATTTCAAATTGGTGGCAGTTCTGGCGAAGCGGTGCAGGTAGGTTTGAAAAACATGCGCACCGATGATATCAACATGGGCGGCTTTAGCTATGTCGCCAATGGCATGGCAAATGACACGTGGGAAGTTAAATCCAACCAGGCAGATATGACGATGGCGTTTACCGATCGTTTTGGTCAGCCACAAGAGATCACGATTAACGCGAAAACGGGCGATGATATCGAAGAGTTGGCGACTTACATTAATGGTCAAACGGATCTCGTGTCCGCTTCAGTGAATGATGAGGGGCAGCTTCAGATCTACATGTCAGGCGAAGACACGGCAGGCACGATCTCTTTCTCAGGCTCATTAGCCAGTGAGCTTTCGATGTCGGCGGGTTATTACGAGTCAGTCGATGATATTAATGTCACTGATGTTGGGGGAGCACAGCGAGCCGTCTCTATTTTGGATACGGCGATGAAATATGTGGATAGTCACCGTTCTGAATTAGGGGCAATGCAAAATCGCTTTGACCATGCCATTAATAATCTGGAAAATGTTCATGAGAACCTAGGGGCATCAAACAGTCGAATCAAAGATACAGACTACGCCAAAGAAACCACTCAAATGCTCAAGCAACAAATACTACAGCAAGTCAGTACCACTATTTTAGCTCAAGCTAAGCAAGCACCAAACCTAGCCTTAACGCTGTTAGGCTAA
- a CDS encoding Dyp-type peroxidase — translation MLNVSNEQPNVQSAILPEAGPFALYVQLKVNANAANVLAEIQKLPTLIDELNQTQPDANLTASVAFSKAFWDKFEQAAPSDLIDFPALGEGDITAPSTLSDVLIHCHSNRHDLHFFILRKLLAEVAADVEVVDETYGYRFLDSRDMTDFVDGTENPKDAQRAEVAIVPEGEFAGGSYVMVQRFVHNLPAWNRLNVSAQEKVVGRTKPDSIELDDVPAASHVGRVDIKEEGKGLKIVRHSLPYGTATGDHGLLFIAYCNVRHNFDAMLESMYGATDGKTDQLLRFTRAVTGAYYFAPSADMLSALTIK, via the coding sequence ATGCTTAATGTTTCAAATGAGCAGCCTAACGTTCAAAGTGCTATTTTGCCTGAAGCTGGGCCTTTCGCTCTTTACGTTCAACTTAAAGTGAACGCTAACGCTGCTAACGTATTAGCGGAAATTCAAAAGCTTCCGACTCTAATCGACGAGCTTAACCAAACTCAACCAGATGCGAACTTAACGGCGTCGGTTGCGTTCTCAAAGGCTTTTTGGGATAAGTTCGAGCAAGCTGCTCCCTCTGACTTAATTGATTTTCCTGCGCTTGGTGAAGGTGATATCACGGCACCGAGCACACTGTCTGATGTTCTGATTCACTGTCATTCAAACCGACATGACCTGCACTTCTTCATCCTACGCAAATTGCTAGCTGAAGTCGCAGCAGACGTTGAAGTGGTTGATGAAACTTACGGTTACCGCTTCTTAGATTCTCGTGACATGACCGATTTCGTTGATGGCACTGAAAACCCGAAAGACGCACAGCGCGCTGAAGTCGCGATTGTTCCTGAAGGTGAATTTGCTGGTGGTAGTTATGTTATGGTGCAGCGTTTTGTGCACAACCTACCAGCTTGGAATCGATTGAATGTGTCAGCACAAGAGAAAGTGGTTGGTCGTACTAAACCTGATTCTATCGAGCTAGATGATGTGCCAGCAGCGTCTCACGTTGGCCGTGTCGATATCAAAGAAGAAGGCAAGGGCCTTAAAATTGTTCGTCACAGCTTACCTTACGGCACAGCAACAGGCGATCACGGCTTACTGTTCATCGCTTACTGTAATGTTCGCCATAACTTCGATGCGATGTTAGAGAGCATGTACGGCGCAACCGATGGTAAAACAGACCAACTGCTTCGCTTTACTAGAGCAGTGACAGGCGCTTACTACTTTGCGCCTTCGGCTGATATGTTGAGTGCATTAACGATTAAGTAA
- the crr gene encoding PTS glucose transporter subunit IIA codes for MGLFDKLKKLVSDDSANAGAIEIIAPLSGEIVNIEDVPDVVFAEKIVGDGIAIKPAGDKMVAPVNGTIGKIFETNHAFSIESDDGIELFVHFGIDTVELKGEGFTRVAEEGQSVKAGDTIITFDLALLEEKAKSTLTPVVISNMDEIKELNKLSGSVTVGETPVLKVTK; via the coding sequence ATGGGTCTGTTTGACAAACTGAAAAAGCTTGTATCTGATGACAGCGCTAATGCTGGTGCAATCGAAATCATCGCACCTCTTTCTGGTGAAATCGTAAATATCGAAGACGTGCCAGATGTAGTTTTCGCTGAAAAAATCGTTGGTGATGGCATCGCTATCAAACCAGCTGGCGATAAAATGGTAGCTCCAGTTAACGGTACTATCGGTAAGATCTTCGAAACTAACCACGCATTCTCTATTGAGTCTGACGACGGTATTGAGCTTTTCGTTCACTTCGGTATCGATACTGTTGAACTTAAAGGCGAAGGCTTCACTCGTGTAGCTGAAGAAGGTCAATCTGTTAAAGCTGGTGACACTATCATCACTTTTGATCTAGCGCTTCTAGAAGAGAAAGCGAAGTCTACGCTTACTCCAGTTGTTATCTCTAACATGGACGAAATCAAGGAGCTGAACAAGCTTTCTGGTTCTGTAACTGTTGGCGAAACTCCAGTTCTTAAAGTAACTAAGTAA
- the cysK gene encoding cysteine synthase A, producing MSKIYEDNTLTIGNTPLVRLNKVSKGNVLAKIEARNPSFSVKCRIGSNMIWEAEKAGTLKPGIELVEPTSGNTGVALAFVAAARGYKLTLTMPESMSLERRKLLKALGANLVLTEAPKGMNGAIAKAEEIVASDPEKYLLLQQFNNPANPQIHEQTTGPEIWEATDGEIDVFVAGVGTGGTITGTSRYIKGEKGKAITSVAVEPAESPVIAQALAGEEIKPAPHKIQGIGAGFIPGNLDLDIIDRVESVTSEEAIEMAQRLMKEEGILAGISSGAAVVAANRISELPEFAGKTIVTVLPSSGERYLSTALFAGIFTEKENQQ from the coding sequence ATGAGCAAGATCTACGAAGACAACACCCTAACGATTGGTAATACACCTCTAGTCCGCCTAAACAAAGTAAGCAAAGGTAACGTCCTAGCTAAGATCGAAGCTCGTAACCCAAGCTTCAGCGTTAAGTGTCGTATCGGTTCAAACATGATCTGGGAAGCAGAAAAAGCAGGTACGCTTAAGCCAGGTATCGAGCTTGTTGAGCCTACCAGTGGTAATACCGGTGTTGCTCTTGCATTCGTAGCTGCAGCGCGCGGTTACAAGCTAACACTAACAATGCCTGAATCAATGAGCTTGGAGCGTCGTAAGCTACTTAAAGCACTAGGCGCAAACCTAGTACTCACTGAAGCACCAAAAGGCATGAACGGCGCAATTGCTAAAGCCGAAGAGATTGTGGCTTCAGACCCAGAAAAATACCTACTACTACAGCAGTTCAACAACCCAGCAAACCCACAGATTCACGAACAGACAACTGGTCCTGAAATTTGGGAAGCAACAGATGGCGAGATCGATGTGTTTGTAGCTGGTGTAGGTACGGGTGGCACCATCACTGGAACAAGTCGTTACATTAAAGGTGAAAAAGGCAAAGCCATCACTTCTGTAGCCGTTGAACCAGCAGAATCTCCAGTGATTGCGCAGGCACTTGCCGGTGAAGAAATCAAACCAGCACCACACAAAATCCAAGGTATTGGCGCAGGTTTCATTCCTGGCAACCTAGATTTAGACATTATTGACCGCGTAGAGTCAGTAACTTCTGAAGAAGCAATTGAGATGGCTCAACGCCTAATGAAAGAAGAAGGTATCCTAGCGGGCATCTCATCTGGCGCAGCAGTAGTAGCAGCAAACAGAATTTCGGAACTGCCTGAATTTGCAGGAAAAACTATCGTTACTGTACTGCCAAGCTCGGGCGAACGTTACCTTAGTACTGCCCTATTTGCTGGTATCTTTACGGAAAAAGAGAACCAACAATAA
- the cysZ gene encoding sulfate transporter CysZ has translation MTIESVPRSGFGYFIFGIKIALSPSIRKFVLLPLIANVLLVGGALFYIFSNLNTWIEGWIGALPSFLSWLSYILWPLLVLTVLATFSYFFSTLANFIAAPFNGLLAEKVEELLSGKKVNDDGLLDVLKDTPRILAREWRKLVYILPKAIGLFLLLLIPALGQTVAPFLWFIFTAWMLAIQYADYPFDNHKIKFDDVRNNLKQKQSKSYSFGALVSVFTTIPILNLIVMPIAVCGATAMWVAEFKDQALRSRL, from the coding sequence ATGACTATTGAATCTGTTCCTCGCTCTGGCTTTGGCTATTTTATTTTCGGAATAAAAATTGCCTTATCGCCGAGTATCCGTAAGTTTGTACTGCTTCCTCTTATCGCAAATGTGTTACTCGTTGGTGGTGCTTTGTTTTATATCTTCTCCAACTTAAATACTTGGATTGAAGGCTGGATTGGTGCATTACCAAGTTTCTTGTCGTGGTTGTCATACATTTTATGGCCACTACTTGTGTTAACCGTTTTGGCCACGTTTTCGTATTTCTTCAGTACACTCGCTAACTTTATTGCCGCACCTTTCAACGGATTACTCGCGGAAAAAGTCGAAGAACTGCTGAGTGGTAAAAAAGTCAATGATGATGGTTTACTGGATGTACTTAAAGACACCCCTCGTATTTTAGCAAGAGAATGGCGCAAGCTTGTCTATATCCTGCCAAAAGCGATCGGTTTGTTCCTACTTTTGTTAATTCCAGCGCTAGGCCAAACTGTTGCACCGTTTTTATGGTTCATTTTCACTGCATGGATGTTAGCGATTCAGTACGCTGACTACCCATTCGATAACCATAAAATCAAATTTGATGACGTGAGAAATAATTTGAAACAAAAACAAAGCAAGAGCTACAGCTTTGGCGCACTTGTCTCTGTATTCACCACAATTCCGATTTTAAACCTAATCGTAATGCCAATTGCCGTCTGCGGCGCTACTGCGATGTGGGTTGCAGAGTTTAAAGACCAAGCCCTACGTTCTCGTCTATAG
- a CDS encoding HPr family phosphocarrier protein — protein MYEKQVEITAENGLHTRPAAQFVKEAKSFDADITVTSNGKSASAKSLFKLQTLGLVKGTKVTISAEGPQAQQAVDHLVALMDQLH, from the coding sequence ATGTACGAGAAGCAAGTAGAAATCACAGCAGAAAACGGTCTTCACACTCGTCCAGCTGCACAGTTTGTTAAAGAAGCAAAATCTTTCGACGCTGACATCACAGTGACTTCTAACGGCAAAAGCGCTAGCGCGAAAAGCCTGTTCAAACTACAAACTTTAGGCCTAGTAAAAGGTACTAAGGTTACTATTTCAGCTGAAGGCCCTCAAGCTCAGCAAGCTGTAGACCACTTAGTTGCTCTTATGGATCAACTACACTAA
- the zipA gene encoding cell division protein ZipA: MQELRFVLIIVGALAIAALLFHGLWTSKKEGKAKFGDKPLGKLDNDSLDEAETLPNRSFAPEDDFEIIRKERKEPDFAVSPSATDPLIDSDPLTAPQVKEAHEDEIELNDLPSFSVEDPIKVEDELEVLKEEKVVEPEVPSFELTDEQKENHAGFKEQYGSFEEASDAVTDPLLSSEGLTPSEPFIGKEVVAAQSGISVEETKLDKAANLAEEANLAGGTKLDEAAKLDDKNSSDEDLGLDVIVLNVHCAGEIPFVGTELFRSMENNGLAYGEMSIYHCFAQASDEPKVIFSVANMMQPGTLEHDDPADFTTKGISFFMTLPCYGQADQNFNVMLSAAQKIADDMGGNVLDESRNLMTPNRLSDYRKQIRDFMTSANA, translated from the coding sequence ATGCAGGAATTGCGATTTGTACTCATTATTGTTGGCGCATTAGCTATCGCCGCATTATTGTTCCATGGTCTATGGACGAGTAAGAAAGAAGGGAAAGCAAAGTTTGGAGATAAACCGCTTGGTAAGCTTGATAACGACAGCTTAGATGAAGCTGAAACGCTGCCAAACCGTTCATTCGCTCCAGAGGATGATTTTGAGATAATCCGAAAAGAGCGCAAAGAACCGGATTTTGCTGTCTCACCGTCTGCAACTGATCCGCTGATTGACTCAGATCCATTAACAGCGCCACAAGTAAAAGAAGCTCACGAAGACGAAATAGAATTGAATGATCTTCCTTCTTTCAGTGTTGAAGACCCGATCAAAGTTGAAGACGAACTTGAGGTGCTTAAAGAAGAGAAGGTTGTTGAACCTGAAGTTCCTAGCTTTGAGTTGACTGATGAGCAAAAAGAAAATCACGCAGGCTTCAAAGAGCAGTACGGTTCGTTTGAAGAAGCCTCTGATGCGGTCACTGACCCACTGCTTTCTAGCGAAGGCTTAACGCCAAGCGAGCCATTTATTGGGAAAGAAGTGGTTGCTGCACAAAGTGGCATTTCGGTTGAAGAAACTAAGTTAGATAAAGCTGCTAATTTGGCAGAAGAAGCAAATTTAGCTGGCGGAACTAAGTTGGATGAAGCTGCGAAGCTAGATGACAAAAACAGCTCAGATGAAGATCTTGGCCTTGATGTCATTGTTCTTAATGTTCACTGTGCTGGTGAGATCCCATTTGTGGGTACTGAACTTTTCCGTAGCATGGAGAACAACGGCTTAGCTTATGGTGAAATGTCTATTTACCACTGCTTTGCACAAGCGAGCGATGAGCCAAAAGTTATTTTCAGCGTGGCAAATATGATGCAGCCAGGAACACTAGAACATGACGATCCTGCTGACTTTACCACCAAAGGTATTTCGTTCTTCATGACGTTGCCTTGTTATGGTCAAGCTGATCAAAACTTCAATGTGATGTTGAGTGCTGCACAGAAAATTGCCGATGATATGGGCGGAAACGTATTGGATGAGTCACGTAATTTAATGACGCCAAACCGTTTGTCTGACTACCGTAAGCAAATCCGAGACTTTATGACGTCAGCTAACGCCTAG